In Nitrospirota bacterium, one genomic interval encodes:
- a CDS encoding efflux RND transporter periplasmic adaptor subunit, with protein sequence MDRSLESESERGALRRAAESLAATVAQPEGEHDSGLWARFAHAATIESFCVSWLELQCRVVGPVEAGMVLLGPADRGPFRPVATWPVKGHFVTHLSKTAERTLKERREVVTRGGDGSGSTASGIGRYTIGRPIEACGVVHGAAVIEVVSSSDANLQSMVRQLHWGAAWLELLFSREAVKAEKETRERIQAALDLVATSVGHERCYESAMALVTSLATKLQCDRVSIGFVSGGRTRVFAVSHSAEFKQQTNLIRSIGEAMDEAVDQRETIVYPNGPPSAGVVSRTHTELARQHGAGALCSVPLEALGEPIGALMLERPMDRPFDNKTVELCQSVAALAGPILETHRRDDRWLITKAAGSVKSYLVSLVGPRHVALKVTTAVVVGLALFCFLAKGDYRVSAKTVLEPIVLRAAAAPFNGYIREAPVRAGDLVKAGQMLCTLDDRELRLERLKSLSKLEEYQKEYHKAMGEREAAKVEIVTAQIHQAQAEIALLDDQLAHTKVLAPFDGIVVTGDLSQQLGAPIEKGKVLFEVAPLDSYRLVIEVDERDIADVAVGQRGSLLLSAFPSEEITVTVEKVTPVSTAKEGRNFFRVEAQFDQPHDRLRPGMEGAGKIEIDRRSLVWIWTHQIVDWMRLALWSWLP encoded by the coding sequence ATGGATCGATCCCTCGAATCTGAATCGGAACGAGGCGCGTTGCGGCGCGCGGCCGAGTCACTTGCTGCCACTGTTGCTCAGCCGGAGGGCGAGCATGACTCGGGCCTCTGGGCGCGGTTTGCCCATGCTGCGACCATCGAATCATTCTGTGTGAGCTGGCTCGAACTCCAATGTCGCGTGGTCGGTCCGGTGGAAGCCGGTATGGTCTTGTTGGGCCCGGCGGACCGAGGACCGTTCCGACCTGTCGCGACCTGGCCGGTGAAGGGGCATTTCGTCACCCATCTGAGTAAAACAGCCGAGCGGACGCTGAAGGAACGGCGGGAAGTCGTCACGCGGGGCGGCGACGGGTCCGGCTCCACCGCGTCCGGGATTGGGCGGTACACGATCGGGCGACCGATCGAAGCTTGTGGTGTGGTCCATGGAGCGGCCGTCATCGAAGTGGTATCCAGCAGTGACGCCAATTTGCAATCGATGGTGCGCCAACTTCACTGGGGTGCTGCCTGGCTGGAGTTGCTGTTCTCGCGGGAAGCGGTCAAGGCGGAAAAGGAAACCCGCGAGCGCATTCAGGCTGCGCTGGATCTGGTGGCCACGTCTGTCGGCCATGAGCGGTGCTACGAATCGGCGATGGCGCTGGTAACGTCGTTGGCCACGAAGCTGCAGTGCGATCGTGTGAGTATCGGGTTCGTCTCAGGGGGCCGCACGCGCGTGTTTGCCGTGTCGCACAGCGCAGAATTCAAGCAACAAACCAATCTCATTCGGAGTATTGGCGAGGCGATGGATGAAGCGGTGGATCAACGGGAGACCATCGTCTATCCAAACGGGCCGCCGAGTGCGGGAGTGGTCTCGCGCACCCATACGGAGTTGGCCAGACAGCATGGGGCCGGGGCCCTCTGTTCGGTCCCGCTGGAAGCGCTCGGTGAACCGATCGGCGCATTGATGCTCGAACGGCCGATGGATCGGCCATTCGACAATAAGACGGTCGAACTCTGCCAATCCGTCGCCGCCCTGGCCGGTCCAATCCTGGAGACGCATCGGCGGGATGATCGGTGGCTGATCACCAAAGCGGCGGGCTCCGTCAAGTCCTATCTCGTCTCACTGGTCGGCCCGCGGCATGTGGCGCTGAAGGTCACAACCGCAGTGGTAGTGGGCCTCGCACTTTTTTGCTTCCTGGCGAAGGGAGACTACCGTGTCTCGGCCAAGACTGTGCTGGAGCCGATTGTCCTGCGCGCGGCTGCCGCGCCGTTTAATGGATACATTCGTGAAGCGCCGGTGCGGGCCGGCGATCTGGTGAAGGCAGGTCAGATGCTCTGCACGCTGGATGACCGGGAGTTGAGGTTGGAGCGGCTGAAGTCGCTGAGCAAGCTCGAAGAATACCAAAAGGAATATCACAAGGCGATGGGCGAGCGGGAGGCAGCCAAGGTCGAAATCGTGACCGCGCAGATCCATCAGGCGCAAGCGGAGATCGCCCTGCTCGACGATCAGCTCGCGCATACGAAAGTGCTCGCGCCGTTCGACGGGATCGTCGTGACCGGCGATCTCAGCCAGCAGTTGGGTGCGCCGATCGAGAAGGGGAAGGTGTTGTTCGAGGTCGCGCCGCTCGACAGTTACCGGCTGGTCATCGAAGTGGACGAAAGGGACATCGCGGACGTGGCGGTCGGGCAACGGGGTTCCCTCTTGCTCTCGGCCTTTCCGTCCGAGGAGATCACGGTGACAGTAGAGAAGGTGACGCCTGTGTCCACGGCCAAGGAGGGCCGAAACTTCTTCCGGGTCGAGGCGCAGTTCGACCAGCCGCATGACCGCCTGAGACCCGGGATGGAAGGAGCCGGCAAGATTGAGATCGATCGTCGATCCTTGGTGTGGATCTGGACGCATCAAATCGTGGATTGGATGCGATTGGCGCTCTGGTCGTGGCTCCCCTGA
- the glgB gene encoding 1,4-alpha-glucan branching protein GlgB, with protein sequence MSDLPFDQLVQGHHWDPLAILGVHPMAQGSSPTVAIRCFLPEAKNVALLLGEQDRQPIPMNRLHEAGLFEVIVPGPLGTSPYRLRIMDHEGQVSERHDPYGFLPLLTDFELHLFAEGTFFKAYETMGAHLRTVQGIVGIHFVVWAPNAKRVSVVGDFNQWDGRRHPMTNRGSTGLWELFIPDLADNTLYKYEILPHHQGTLLLKADPYAIASELRPKTASIARTLSRYQWKDQSWMMARAQQDPLARPVSIYEVHLGSWMRIPEEGNRWLTYSELARKLIPYVKYMGYTHVELMPITEHPFDGSWGYQTTGYFSVTSRYGSPEDFMAFVDTAHQAGVGVLMDWTPAHFPDDPHGLDQFDGTHLYDHADPRLGYHPDWHSRIFNYDRVEVRNFLLNSALFWLDRYHIDGLRVDAVASMLYLDYGRKEGEWIPNQFGGHENIGAVTLLKDLNVLVHRDFPGAMTIAEESTHWPGVSRPTYTGGLGFTFKWNMGWMHDMLGYFGHDPVHRPFHQNQITFGLLYAFNENFVLVLSHDEVVHGKRSLLNKMPGDDWQRFANLRALYGFMNGHPGKKMLFMGGEFGQWCEWNHDTSLEWHLCEFERHVGLQRFVRDLNLLYRQEPALHEIDHDWTGFQWVDFHDAIHSVIAFIRRAKDQDNHILCVCNFTPVPRYDYRIGVPSEGYYRELLNSDASVYGGSNMGNFGGLHTNAVPFHGMPHSLAVTLPPLSVLFLKRT encoded by the coding sequence ATGTCAGACTTGCCGTTCGATCAACTCGTCCAGGGCCACCACTGGGATCCACTCGCAATACTTGGTGTTCATCCGATGGCCCAGGGCAGTTCCCCTACTGTAGCCATTCGATGTTTCTTGCCGGAGGCCAAGAACGTCGCTCTACTCCTCGGTGAGCAAGATCGACAGCCCATTCCCATGAACCGCCTGCATGAAGCAGGGCTGTTCGAAGTGATCGTTCCCGGTCCACTCGGAACCAGCCCCTATCGGCTCCGCATCATGGACCATGAAGGACAGGTCTCGGAGCGGCACGATCCCTATGGATTTCTTCCCCTCCTCACCGACTTTGAGCTGCATCTCTTCGCCGAGGGCACCTTCTTCAAAGCCTATGAAACCATGGGTGCCCATCTCCGAACAGTTCAGGGTATCGTGGGAATCCATTTTGTCGTCTGGGCACCAAACGCTAAACGCGTCAGTGTTGTGGGGGACTTCAATCAATGGGACGGCCGTCGCCATCCCATGACAAACCGCGGATCAACCGGTCTCTGGGAACTTTTCATTCCAGACCTCGCAGACAACACTCTGTATAAATATGAAATTCTGCCGCACCATCAAGGGACGCTGCTCCTGAAAGCCGACCCCTATGCAATCGCATCGGAGCTGCGCCCCAAAACTGCCTCGATCGCTCGAACACTCTCTCGATACCAATGGAAGGACCAGTCCTGGATGATGGCTCGGGCACAGCAAGACCCGCTCGCTAGACCTGTTTCAATTTACGAGGTCCATCTCGGCTCCTGGATGCGTATTCCCGAGGAAGGGAATCGCTGGCTGACCTATTCCGAACTTGCGAGAAAGCTCATCCCATACGTGAAGTATATGGGCTATACCCATGTTGAACTTATGCCGATTACCGAGCATCCATTCGACGGATCCTGGGGCTACCAGACCACCGGCTATTTTTCCGTCACCAGTCGGTACGGATCTCCCGAAGACTTCATGGCCTTCGTCGACACGGCACACCAAGCCGGAGTCGGTGTGCTGATGGACTGGACTCCCGCCCACTTTCCGGACGACCCTCATGGGCTTGACCAATTTGACGGCACACACCTCTACGACCATGCCGATCCACGGCTCGGCTATCATCCCGACTGGCATAGCCGTATTTTCAACTACGATCGCGTCGAGGTGCGGAACTTCCTGCTGAACAGCGCGCTCTTTTGGCTGGATCGATACCATATCGACGGCTTGCGCGTGGATGCCGTTGCCTCGATGCTCTATCTCGATTACGGACGGAAGGAGGGAGAGTGGATTCCCAATCAGTTCGGGGGGCACGAAAACATCGGAGCTGTCACACTGCTGAAAGATTTGAATGTCCTGGTCCACCGTGACTTCCCCGGCGCCATGACCATCGCCGAGGAATCCACACACTGGCCGGGAGTCTCACGACCCACCTATACCGGAGGACTGGGCTTCACCTTTAAGTGGAATATGGGCTGGATGCACGACATGCTGGGATACTTCGGCCACGATCCCGTCCACCGCCCCTTTCACCAGAATCAAATTACGTTCGGACTCCTCTACGCCTTCAATGAAAACTTCGTCCTGGTGCTTTCGCACGATGAAGTGGTCCACGGAAAGCGATCGCTGCTCAATAAAATGCCCGGTGATGACTGGCAACGCTTTGCCAATCTGCGCGCCCTCTATGGTTTCATGAATGGGCATCCCGGGAAGAAGATGCTGTTCATGGGAGGAGAATTCGGGCAGTGGTGTGAATGGAACCACGACACAAGCCTGGAATGGCACCTCTGCGAATTCGAGCGGCATGTGGGGCTCCAGCGGTTCGTGCGAGACCTCAACTTACTCTACCGCCAAGAACCGGCCCTACACGAAATCGATCACGACTGGACCGGTTTCCAGTGGGTCGACTTCCACGATGCGATCCATTCCGTGATCGCCTTCATCAGAAGAGCCAAGGATCAGGATAATCATATTCTGTGTGTGTGTAATTTCACCCCTGTTCCGCGTTATGACTATCGAATCGGCGTGCCAAGCGAAGGCTACTACCGCGAACTGTTGAACAGCGATGCCTCGGTCTACGGGGGAAGCAACATGGGGAATTTTGGGGGCCTACACACGAACGCGGTCCCCTTCCACGGCATGCCCCATTCCCTTGCGGTCACACTTCCACCTCTGTCGGTGTTGTTCCTCAAACGAACCTGA
- a CDS encoding DUF882 domain-containing protein has translation MQHQDSWAWTRRSLLKTSVVGLLLLGGRLLCPSVAHARRLPDGELTFFNIHTNERLQVQYRDYEGNYDLTALDEVNHILRCHHTGEVAAIDVRMLEHVNLVQKAVDSGGEIHVISAYRSPEYNAQLVKRSRRVAQHSLHVQGQALDFYIPGIKIREMRDAALKLQYGGVGVYQRAKFIHLDSGPFRTW, from the coding sequence TTGCAGCATCAAGATTCCTGGGCTTGGACCCGCAGATCTCTCCTGAAAACATCTGTTGTCGGGCTTCTGTTGCTCGGTGGCAGGCTGCTCTGCCCATCGGTGGCGCATGCACGCAGACTCCCTGACGGCGAATTGACCTTCTTCAACATCCACACGAACGAACGACTACAAGTCCAGTATCGTGATTACGAAGGCAATTATGACCTCACCGCGCTGGATGAGGTGAATCATATTCTGCGTTGTCATCACACTGGAGAAGTGGCCGCCATCGATGTGCGCATGTTGGAACATGTCAATCTTGTGCAGAAGGCGGTCGACAGCGGGGGCGAGATCCACGTGATTTCCGCCTATCGGTCACCCGAGTACAATGCCCAGCTCGTGAAGCGGAGCCGGCGAGTCGCGCAGCATAGTCTGCATGTCCAGGGACAAGCGCTCGACTTCTATATTCCCGGTATCAAGATACGGGAGATGCGCGATGCCGCATTGAAGTTGCAATATGGCGGCGTGGGGGTGTACCAGCGTGCCAAGTTCATCCATCTCGATAGTGGGCCTTTCCGGACCTGGTAA